One genomic window of Arvicanthis niloticus isolate mArvNil1 chromosome 24, mArvNil1.pat.X, whole genome shotgun sequence includes the following:
- the Pcp2 gene encoding Purkinje cell protein 2 homolog isoform X5: MAGSPDQEGFFNLLSHVQGDRMEEQRCSLQAGPGQTPESQGGPAPEMDNLMDMLANTQGRRMDDQRVTVNSLPGFQPLGPKDGMQKRPGTLSPQPLLSPQDPAALSFRRNSSPQPQTQAP, encoded by the exons ATG GCAGGTTCACCGGACCAAGAAGGCTTCTTCAACCTGCTGAGCCACGTGCAAGGCGATCGGATGGAGGAGCAGCGCTGTTCCTTGCAGGCTGGGCCAGGCCAAACCCCAGAAAGCC AGGGTGGCCCTGCTCCAGAGATGGACAATCTCATGGATATGCTGGCCAACACCCAGGGCCGCCGCATGGATGACCAGCGTGTAACAGTTAATTCCCTACCTGGCTTCCAACCTCTCGGTCCCAAG GATGGGATGCAGAAACGACCTGGGACCCTCAGCCCTCAACCCCTGCTCAGCCCTCAGGATCCTGCTGCACTCAGCTTCCGCAGGAACAGCAGCCCCCAGCCCCAGACACAAGCTCCTTGA
- the Pcp2 gene encoding Purkinje cell protein 2 homolog isoform X4 has translation MAGSPDQEGFFNLLSHVQGDRMEEQRCSLQAGPGQTPESREQEGGPAPEMDNLMDMLANTQGRRMDDQRVTVNSLPGFQPLGPKDGMQKRPGTLSPQPLLSPQDPAALSFRRNSSPQPQTQAP, from the exons ATG GCAGGTTCACCGGACCAAGAAGGCTTCTTCAACCTGCTGAGCCACGTGCAAGGCGATCGGATGGAGGAGCAGCGCTGTTCCTTGCAGGCTGGGCCAGGCCAAACCCCAGAAAGCCGTGAGCAGG AGGGTGGCCCTGCTCCAGAGATGGACAATCTCATGGATATGCTGGCCAACACCCAGGGCCGCCGCATGGATGACCAGCGTGTAACAGTTAATTCCCTACCTGGCTTCCAACCTCTCGGTCCCAAG GATGGGATGCAGAAACGACCTGGGACCCTCAGCCCTCAACCCCTGCTCAGCCCTCAGGATCCTGCTGCACTCAGCTTCCGCAGGAACAGCAGCCCCCAGCCCCAGACACAAGCTCCTTGA
- the Pcp2 gene encoding Purkinje cell protein 2 homolog isoform X2: MDQEEEKEEGASDLLVKAGSPDQEGFFNLLSHVQGDRMEEQRCSLQAGPGQTPESREQEGGPAPEMDNLMDMLANTQGRRMDDQRVTVNSLPGFQPLGPKDGMQKRPGTLSPQPLLSPQDPAALSFRRNSSPQPQTQAP; this comes from the exons ATGgatcaggaagaagagaaggaagagggagccTCGGACCTTCTAGTCAAG GCAGGTTCACCGGACCAAGAAGGCTTCTTCAACCTGCTGAGCCACGTGCAAGGCGATCGGATGGAGGAGCAGCGCTGTTCCTTGCAGGCTGGGCCAGGCCAAACCCCAGAAAGCCGTGAGCAGG AGGGTGGCCCTGCTCCAGAGATGGACAATCTCATGGATATGCTGGCCAACACCCAGGGCCGCCGCATGGATGACCAGCGTGTAACAGTTAATTCCCTACCTGGCTTCCAACCTCTCGGTCCCAAG GATGGGATGCAGAAACGACCTGGGACCCTCAGCCCTCAACCCCTGCTCAGCCCTCAGGATCCTGCTGCACTCAGCTTCCGCAGGAACAGCAGCCCCCAGCCCCAGACACAAGCTCCTTGA
- the Pcp2 gene encoding Purkinje cell protein 2 homolog isoform X3 produces MDQEEEKEEGASDLLVKAGSPDQEGFFNLLSHVQGDRMEEQRCSLQAGPGQTPESQGGPAPEMDNLMDMLANTQGRRMDDQRVTVNSLPGFQPLGPKDGMQKRPGTLSPQPLLSPQDPAALSFRRNSSPQPQTQAP; encoded by the exons ATGgatcaggaagaagagaaggaagagggagccTCGGACCTTCTAGTCAAG GCAGGTTCACCGGACCAAGAAGGCTTCTTCAACCTGCTGAGCCACGTGCAAGGCGATCGGATGGAGGAGCAGCGCTGTTCCTTGCAGGCTGGGCCAGGCCAAACCCCAGAAAGCC AGGGTGGCCCTGCTCCAGAGATGGACAATCTCATGGATATGCTGGCCAACACCCAGGGCCGCCGCATGGATGACCAGCGTGTAACAGTTAATTCCCTACCTGGCTTCCAACCTCTCGGTCCCAAG GATGGGATGCAGAAACGACCTGGGACCCTCAGCCCTCAACCCCTGCTCAGCCCTCAGGATCCTGCTGCACTCAGCTTCCGCAGGAACAGCAGCCCCCAGCCCCAGACACAAGCTCCTTGA
- the Pcp2 gene encoding Purkinje cell protein 2 homolog isoform X6 has protein sequence MEEQRCSLQAGPGQTPESREQEGGPAPEMDNLMDMLANTQGRRMDDQRVTVNSLPGFQPLGPKDGMQKRPGTLSPQPLLSPQDPAALSFRRNSSPQPQTQAP, from the exons ATGGAGGAGCAGCGCTGTTCCTTGCAGGCTGGGCCAGGCCAAACCCCAGAAAGCCGTGAGCAGG AGGGTGGCCCTGCTCCAGAGATGGACAATCTCATGGATATGCTGGCCAACACCCAGGGCCGCCGCATGGATGACCAGCGTGTAACAGTTAATTCCCTACCTGGCTTCCAACCTCTCGGTCCCAAG GATGGGATGCAGAAACGACCTGGGACCCTCAGCCCTCAACCCCTGCTCAGCCCTCAGGATCCTGCTGCACTCAGCTTCCGCAGGAACAGCAGCCCCCAGCCCCAGACACAAGCTCCTTGA
- the Pet100 gene encoding protein PET100 homolog, mitochondrial encodes MGVKLEVFRMSLYLTFPVVMFWISNQAEWFEDYVVQRKRELWPREKEGQRQELEEFKQKLRKQREERLLQAAQQSS; translated from the exons ATGGGGGTGAAGCTGGAGGTGTTTCGG ATGTCACTCTATCTCACTTTTCCCGTGGTTATGTTCTGGATCTCCAATCAGGCTGAGTGGTTTGAGGACTATGTTGTCCAGCGCAAG AGGGAGCTGTGGCCACGAGAGAAAGAGGGTCAG cGCCAGGAGCTAGAAGAATTTAAGCAGAAGCTCcggaagcagagggaagaaagacTTCTTCAAGCTGCCCAGCAGAGTTCCTGA
- the Pcp2 gene encoding Purkinje cell protein 2 homolog isoform X1: protein MSWGFGDGGRYLLPLPPHPDLLKGPLRCGVPVRDQEKSIRETQNGSGRREGRGSLGPSSQGSPDQEGFFNLLSHVQGDRMEEQRCSLQAGPGQTPESREQEGGPAPEMDNLMDMLANTQGRRMDDQRVTVNSLPGFQPLGPKDGMQKRPGTLSPQPLLSPQDPAALSFRRNSSPQPQTQAP from the exons ATGAGCTGGGGATTTGGGGATGGGGGAAGATATCtgctcccccttcccccacatcctgacCTTTTAAAAGGCCCTCTCAGGTGTGGGGTCCCTGTCAGAGACCAGGAGAAAAGTATAAGAGAGACACAGAATGgatcaggaagaagagaaggaagagggagccTCGGACCTTCTAGTCAAG GTTCACCGGACCAAGAAGGCTTCTTCAACCTGCTGAGCCACGTGCAAGGCGATCGGATGGAGGAGCAGCGCTGTTCCTTGCAGGCTGGGCCAGGCCAAACCCCAGAAAGCCGTGAGCAGG AGGGTGGCCCTGCTCCAGAGATGGACAATCTCATGGATATGCTGGCCAACACCCAGGGCCGCCGCATGGATGACCAGCGTGTAACAGTTAATTCCCTACCTGGCTTCCAACCTCTCGGTCCCAAG GATGGGATGCAGAAACGACCTGGGACCCTCAGCCCTCAACCCCTGCTCAGCCCTCAGGATCCTGCTGCACTCAGCTTCCGCAGGAACAGCAGCCCCCAGCCCCAGACACAAGCTCCTTGA